From the Gordonia bronchialis DSM 43247 genome, one window contains:
- a CDS encoding LysR family transcriptional regulator, with protein sequence MRRADLPHLRYFVAVAEERSFTRAATRLHMAASPLSQRIKDLERELGTPLFIRAHHRIDLTDAGTALLPRAIDILDRVDALADVVTEAHSVRRVVIGIAPEVSSTVRDSVLDALADSHPDIAPQLLPASTAPLLRDLRAGTVDVALVHGPVDGDGVASLLLERNPVGVAIGSKLVDGSPETITLAELTGVPFASINHDAAPDIYANLDRLLTRHGVHKRITLPDGNFAGLTHLVATGQAFTLVSLGDGIPARMFAGEPVAVIPLRGTRAHLSTVAVWLRRRAEAEPLVADLVGVLNGLQ encoded by the coding sequence GTGAGGAGGGCGGACCTCCCCCATCTGCGGTACTTCGTCGCAGTCGCCGAAGAGCGCAGCTTCACCCGCGCCGCGACCCGCCTGCACATGGCGGCGTCACCGCTGAGCCAGCGCATCAAGGATCTCGAGCGTGAACTGGGCACCCCGTTGTTCATCAGGGCCCACCACCGTATTGATCTCACCGACGCCGGTACGGCTTTGCTACCCAGGGCGATCGACATTCTCGATCGGGTCGACGCGCTGGCTGACGTGGTCACCGAGGCCCACAGCGTTCGACGGGTCGTCATCGGGATTGCTCCGGAAGTCTCCTCGACGGTCCGGGATTCCGTTCTGGACGCCCTGGCCGACAGCCATCCCGACATCGCGCCCCAATTGTTGCCGGCCAGTACCGCTCCGCTCCTGCGAGACCTACGGGCGGGCACGGTCGACGTCGCCCTGGTGCACGGTCCGGTGGACGGCGACGGTGTGGCCAGTCTGTTGCTCGAGCGGAACCCCGTCGGCGTGGCCATCGGCTCGAAACTCGTCGACGGCAGCCCGGAGACGATCACGCTGGCCGAGCTGACCGGGGTCCCGTTCGCCTCGATCAACCACGACGCCGCGCCCGACATCTACGCCAACCTCGACCGGCTTCTGACCCGGCACGGGGTCCACAAGCGAATCACGTTGCCCGACGGCAACTTCGCCGGCCTGACGCATCTCGTCGCGACGGGTCAGGCGTTCACCCTGGTCTCCCTCGGTGACGGAATCCCGGCCCGGATGTTCGCCGGTGAGCCGGTCGCGGTGATCCCGTTGCGGGGCACCAGAGCGCATCTGAGCACGGTCGCGGTGTGGTTGCGTCGCCGGGCCGAAGCCGAGCCGCTGGTCGCGGATCTGGTCGGTGTGCTCAACGGACTGCAGTGA
- a CDS encoding glycosyltransferase 87 family protein, translating into MGVIERVAATRVTRDTRTVPWLLVYLAIGGIVATLFVNIFVSGFNGPSSLFAVAIDIQVYQAGAEHLWSGLPLYDGPVFPTPTIDLLFTYPPFSAVLFLPLVALGTTGLFLFAYIGNAILIATLIALCMRLLGYRYSASFWVFAVTGTVALLAIEPIRTTFSLGQINVLLALLVIADIARPRSGRFRGVGVGLAAGIKLTPLIFVVYLLVTKQWRAAGTALATFAATVVVGFIAMPGDAWKFWTDKVIHSGRVGAIDSMSNQSINGYVSQLLRLFDVTAYRDASSGVFEAPGWMWMPIALVVGVLGMWAARLMRDRGKDLLAISVVGMTGAAMSPFSWGHHWVWFVPLLLITLDRAVRAGGRDPWLWLPPAVIVVLTFVWWFPLPDRPGFDFGLCLMPRPEDPNFLQAVWFVMVCGLYPLLLLATLVAIFAGVWRTRQRAPVEEPRVARTGGTDVVDGADVDDEQSARR; encoded by the coding sequence ATGGGTGTGATCGAGCGCGTCGCCGCGACGCGGGTAACCCGGGACACCCGGACCGTGCCGTGGTTGTTGGTCTATCTGGCAATCGGCGGCATCGTCGCGACGCTGTTCGTCAACATCTTCGTCAGCGGCTTCAACGGCCCCAGCAGCCTGTTTGCCGTCGCCATCGACATCCAGGTCTATCAAGCAGGCGCCGAACATCTGTGGTCCGGTCTGCCGCTCTACGACGGTCCGGTCTTTCCGACGCCCACCATCGACCTGCTGTTCACCTACCCGCCGTTCTCGGCGGTGCTGTTCCTGCCGCTGGTCGCACTCGGCACCACCGGCCTGTTCCTGTTCGCCTACATCGGCAACGCGATCCTCATCGCCACCCTGATCGCGCTGTGCATGCGACTGCTCGGGTATCGATACAGCGCGTCGTTCTGGGTGTTCGCGGTCACCGGAACCGTGGCACTCCTGGCGATCGAACCGATCCGCACCACGTTTTCGCTCGGCCAGATCAACGTGCTGCTGGCGCTCCTCGTCATCGCCGACATCGCCCGACCCCGCAGCGGCAGGTTCCGGGGCGTCGGCGTCGGGCTTGCGGCGGGCATCAAGCTGACCCCGCTGATCTTCGTCGTCTATCTCCTCGTGACCAAGCAGTGGCGTGCTGCGGGTACGGCGCTGGCGACGTTCGCCGCGACCGTCGTCGTCGGATTCATCGCAATGCCCGGTGACGCGTGGAAGTTCTGGACGGACAAGGTGATCCACTCCGGCCGCGTCGGCGCGATCGACTCGATGTCCAACCAGTCGATCAACGGCTATGTGTCGCAGTTGCTACGGCTCTTCGACGTCACGGCGTACCGAGACGCCAGCAGCGGCGTCTTCGAGGCGCCGGGCTGGATGTGGATGCCGATCGCACTCGTGGTCGGCGTACTCGGTATGTGGGCCGCACGACTGATGCGTGATCGCGGCAAGGATCTGCTCGCGATCAGTGTCGTCGGGATGACCGGCGCTGCGATGTCACCGTTCTCATGGGGCCATCACTGGGTGTGGTTCGTGCCGCTGCTGCTGATCACGCTGGACCGGGCGGTCCGGGCGGGCGGTCGTGATCCGTGGCTGTGGCTGCCGCCCGCGGTGATCGTGGTCCTCACCTTCGTTTGGTGGTTCCCGCTGCCGGACCGGCCCGGTTTCGACTTCGGACTGTGCCTCATGCCGCGTCCCGAGGACCCGAACTTCCTGCAGGCCGTGTGGTTCGTGATGGTCTGCGGACTCTATCCGCTGCTGTTGCTGGCCACGCTCGTCGCGATCTTCGCCGGTGTGTGGCGGACACGCCAACGAGCACCCGTAGAAGAGCCGCGTGTCGCGCGGACCGGTGGGACCGATGTGGTCGACGGGGCCGACGTCGACGATGAGCAGAGCGCGCGTCGCTAG
- a CDS encoding CoA transferase, which translates to MVRVRTSPSICAARHIDCPFYDRRWELLNGYPPATPSNPSNALGFRFYRTGDDRWMMPLNPYPKIKVGAQRLLGVPDDSRAAAAAIAEWKAAELEAAATEAGVVMPMLRTTAELLDEPHYRDVFADMPLIEITRIADGEPIEFTPGPEQPLDGVRALGMGHVIAGAGVGRALALHGADVLNLLRPNELEHDATYATANVGVRSSTIDPYTPDGATTIAALLDDADVFYANRRPGYLDKIGLSADTVAEKHRGIVYATASLNGESGPWSHQVGFDQTAGSLAGMMLLEGDGETPALPPILVVNDYIVSWLMTAGIVEALTRPARDGGSYRVHVSLTRAALWIVGMGIFDRAYAHEIAGTDAADGAHRYLDPETFTAATPLGDYQGVTDQVRMSVTPVTTARSWYRGVRVGRSGWRGGADLPAQVTATVVESRTVGAPLNHACI; encoded by the coding sequence ATGGTGCGGGTCAGGACATCGCCGTCGATCTGCGCAGCGCGCCACATCGACTGCCCGTTCTACGATCGACGCTGGGAACTACTCAACGGGTATCCGCCGGCCACCCCGTCCAACCCGTCGAATGCGCTCGGGTTCCGCTTCTACCGCACCGGCGACGACCGCTGGATGATGCCCCTCAACCCGTACCCCAAGATCAAGGTCGGTGCCCAACGACTTCTCGGGGTACCCGACGACTCCCGCGCTGCCGCCGCCGCCATCGCCGAATGGAAGGCCGCCGAACTCGAGGCCGCGGCCACCGAGGCCGGCGTGGTGATGCCCATGCTGCGCACCACCGCCGAACTGCTCGACGAACCGCACTACCGTGACGTCTTCGCGGACATGCCGCTCATCGAGATCACCCGCATCGCCGACGGCGAACCGATCGAATTCACTCCCGGACCCGAGCAACCCCTCGACGGCGTGCGCGCGCTCGGCATGGGCCACGTGATCGCGGGAGCCGGTGTGGGCCGAGCGCTGGCCCTGCATGGCGCCGACGTCCTGAACCTGTTGCGCCCCAACGAACTCGAGCACGACGCCACCTACGCGACCGCGAACGTTGGTGTGCGATCGTCGACGATCGATCCCTACACCCCCGACGGCGCCACCACCATCGCGGCTCTCCTCGACGACGCCGATGTGTTCTACGCCAATCGCCGTCCCGGATACCTGGACAAGATCGGACTGTCCGCCGACACCGTCGCCGAGAAACACCGCGGCATCGTCTACGCCACCGCGTCGCTGAACGGCGAGAGCGGGCCGTGGTCGCACCAGGTGGGCTTCGATCAGACCGCGGGCAGCCTGGCCGGCATGATGCTCCTCGAGGGCGATGGCGAAACACCAGCCCTCCCACCGATTCTCGTCGTCAATGATTACATCGTCTCGTGGCTGATGACGGCCGGCATCGTGGAGGCACTGACTCGGCCGGCACGCGACGGCGGCAGCTACCGCGTGCACGTCTCGCTGACCCGAGCAGCCCTGTGGATCGTGGGCATGGGGATCTTCGATCGTGCGTACGCGCACGAGATCGCCGGTACCGACGCAGCCGACGGCGCGCATCGCTACCTCGACCCGGAGACGTTCACCGCCGCCACGCCTCTCGGCGACTATCAGGGTGTGACCGATCAGGTACGGATGAGCGTGACCCCGGTCACTACCGCACGGTCCTGGTACCGCGGGGTTCGTGTCGGCCGGAGTGGGTGGCGCGGGGGAGCTGATCTCCCCGCCCAGGTCACGGCCACCGTTGTCGAAAGCCGGACCGTGGGCGCACCATTGAACCATGCCTGTATCTGA
- a CDS encoding acyclic terpene utilization AtuA family protein translates to MDSVDCGIRSADTDDVHERKAGTMTPTASRPIRIANFSGYLGDRRTAIVEAMAGDPIDVLMGDYLAEITLASLAAVHHRDPERGYVEYFVTQLRPHLAALAERGIKVVTNAGGFSPDRLAQVLRDDIRAAGLDLRVAHVEGDNILGALDDLRKEGHRLDNLDSGEPLENWSANLIAANAYLGGWGIAAALREGADIVVCGRVTDASMTVGPAAWWHDWSTDDWDALAGAVVAGHIIECGPHAVGGNFSGFLEIPDLTVPGFPIGEVAADGSCVITKHTRDGGAVTADTVTAQLVYEIQGPVYLNPDVTVHLDHVRVEQVAPDRVSVTGATGTPPPPTTKVAMFGTVGASVVNTVFVTSPHVEEKIALIRVNCPATSPTASTLT, encoded by the coding sequence GTGGATAGCGTCGACTGCGGTATCCGCTCGGCGGACACCGACGACGTCCACGAGCGAAAGGCGGGCACGATGACACCGACCGCGTCCAGACCGATCAGGATCGCCAACTTCTCCGGGTATCTCGGCGACCGGCGCACGGCGATCGTCGAGGCGATGGCCGGTGACCCGATCGACGTGCTGATGGGGGACTACCTCGCCGAGATCACCCTGGCGTCGCTGGCGGCCGTCCATCATCGAGACCCCGAGCGTGGGTACGTCGAGTACTTCGTCACGCAGTTGCGGCCGCATCTGGCGGCTCTCGCCGAGCGCGGCATCAAGGTGGTGACCAACGCGGGCGGCTTCTCCCCGGACCGCTTGGCGCAGGTTCTGCGTGACGACATTCGTGCGGCCGGTCTGGATCTGCGCGTCGCCCATGTCGAGGGCGACAACATCCTCGGCGCGCTCGACGATCTGCGCAAGGAGGGACACCGCCTCGACAATCTCGATTCCGGTGAACCACTGGAGAATTGGTCGGCGAACCTGATCGCCGCCAACGCCTATCTCGGTGGGTGGGGGATCGCCGCGGCCTTGCGCGAGGGTGCCGACATCGTCGTCTGTGGGCGGGTCACCGATGCGTCGATGACCGTCGGTCCCGCCGCCTGGTGGCACGACTGGTCCACCGACGACTGGGATGCGCTCGCCGGAGCCGTGGTGGCCGGCCACATCATCGAATGCGGCCCCCACGCGGTGGGCGGCAACTTCTCCGGGTTCCTCGAAATCCCCGATCTCACCGTGCCGGGCTTCCCGATCGGTGAGGTCGCGGCCGATGGATCGTGTGTCATCACCAAACACACCAGGGATGGGGGAGCGGTCACCGCGGACACCGTCACTGCGCAGCTGGTCTACGAGATCCAGGGACCGGTCTACCTGAATCCCGACGTCACCGTGCACCTCGACCACGTCCGCGTCGAGCAGGTCGCACCGGACCGGGTGTCGGTCACCGGCGCCACCGGCACTCCGCCGCCACCCACCACCAAGGTCGCGATGTTCGGCACCGTCGGCGCAAGTGTGGTGAACACGGTGTTCGTGACATCCCCGCACGTCGAGGAGAAGATCGCGCTGATCCGCGTCAACTGTCCCGCAACCTCCCCGACGGCGTCGACCTTGACCTGA
- a CDS encoding peptide deformylase, which produces MPVSELLRLGTPRPIVRWGSPVLHSSGRPVSDFGSDLQRLLADMFATNTAANGAGLSAAQIGVDLAVFIYDCADETGRRRTGVVCNPVVEVADGQDRRLVEYDEGCLSLPASTPLTGLRRTRLPRLRRQL; this is translated from the coding sequence ATGCCTGTATCTGAACTTCTGCGTCTCGGTACGCCGCGTCCCATCGTCCGGTGGGGGAGTCCGGTGCTGCACTCGTCGGGACGGCCGGTCAGCGACTTCGGAAGCGACCTCCAGCGGCTGCTGGCCGACATGTTCGCGACGAACACCGCCGCCAACGGCGCCGGCCTCTCCGCGGCACAGATCGGGGTCGATCTTGCGGTGTTCATCTATGACTGCGCCGACGAGACCGGGCGCAGGCGCACCGGTGTCGTCTGCAATCCAGTCGTCGAGGTGGCCGACGGACAGGACAGGCGTCTCGTCGAATACGACGAGGGGTGTCTGTCATTGCCGGCGAGTACCCCGCTGACTGGCCTGCGTAGGACTAGGTTGCCACGCCTTCGGAGGCAGCTTTGA
- a CDS encoding AtuA-related protein, whose amino-acid sequence MGQPADDPESQWAATVALRVMATAGDAATLAGADIGARLGSLYLQGIPGFFHDGAAGLHSRPKPRVDYWPGVLPQSALTHRAVIDGNRIVDAPIPPATAVTAQPTHPEPRDAPLAERVTRAPLGSVAYARSGDKGGNSNVGIWTPDPRVWPWLRRFLSTDEIRRLVPETKDIDIERHEFPEIRAVHFVFKGLLGTGGSSNLRVDQVGKAIGECLRSRQVLIPDDLLGSTRRSGDHAVRQHLSGHATTGQTR is encoded by the coding sequence ATCGGTCAACCGGCCGACGACCCCGAATCCCAATGGGCGGCAACGGTTGCGCTGCGGGTGATGGCCACCGCCGGCGACGCCGCGACACTTGCCGGCGCCGACATCGGAGCCCGCCTGGGCAGCCTCTACCTGCAGGGTATTCCCGGCTTCTTTCACGACGGAGCGGCCGGCCTGCATTCCCGACCCAAGCCGCGAGTCGACTACTGGCCGGGTGTGCTCCCGCAGAGCGCGCTGACGCACCGCGCCGTCATCGACGGCAACCGCATCGTCGACGCCCCGATCCCGCCCGCCACGGCGGTCACCGCGCAGCCGACACACCCGGAGCCCCGCGATGCGCCGTTGGCCGAGCGGGTCACCCGCGCCCCCTTGGGTTCGGTGGCCTACGCCCGCAGCGGCGACAAGGGCGGCAACTCGAATGTGGGTATCTGGACCCCGGATCCGAGGGTGTGGCCGTGGTTGCGCAGGTTCTTGTCCACCGACGAGATCCGCCGCCTGGTGCCCGAGACGAAGGACATCGACATCGAACGCCACGAGTTCCCCGAGATCCGCGCGGTGCATTTCGTCTTCAAGGGCCTGCTCGGAACCGGCGGATCGTCGAACCTGCGGGTTGACCAGGTGGGCAAGGCGATCGGGGAGTGTCTGCGATCACGTCAGGTCCTCATTCCCGACGACCTCCTGGGTTCCACCCGCCGTTCTGGCGATCACGCAGTGCGACAACATCTTTCCGGACACGCCACGACAGGACAGACACGATGA
- a CDS encoding SRPBCC family protein, producing the protein MTAEYEAHMEENVDVHATEERVWGLISDPRRMPEWSPQVDSVRLRDGHDRVSVGTEFTNRNHQGDLAWATHGTIVRFDPLREFAFRIAENWVVWSFTLRPIEGGITRIVHQRLTPDGISPYSLDLTEKYLGGQAEFTRVMRAGMRETLEKVKAASEGVAT; encoded by the coding sequence ATGACGGCTGAGTACGAGGCGCACATGGAAGAGAACGTCGATGTGCACGCCACTGAGGAGCGCGTGTGGGGGCTGATCAGCGATCCCCGCCGGATGCCGGAGTGGAGTCCCCAGGTGGACTCGGTGCGGCTGCGCGACGGGCACGACCGGGTGAGCGTGGGCACCGAGTTCACCAACCGCAACCACCAGGGGGATCTGGCGTGGGCGACCCACGGCACGATCGTGCGCTTCGATCCCTTGCGGGAGTTCGCCTTTCGCATTGCCGAGAACTGGGTCGTCTGGTCCTTCACACTACGGCCGATCGAGGGGGGAATCACCCGCATCGTGCACCAGCGACTGACTCCCGACGGTATTTCGCCCTACTCGCTCGATCTCACCGAGAAGTACCTCGGCGGGCAGGCAGAGTTCACCCGAGTCATGCGGGCCGGGATGCGGGAGACGCTGGAGAAGGTCAAAGCTGCCTCCGAAGGCGTGGCAACCTAG
- a CDS encoding TetR/AcrR family transcriptional regulator: MSSNVTDGRRARGDITRRTAARKAAEIATTHGLDSITVGSLATATGLSKSGILTVFGNREAIQVAAVAEARQIYIETVIAPAWREAPGRPRLRALLDCWVDYLRAEVFPGGCFIVASTAEYGRRDGPVADGVRALKREWLDLLESELAVAGSAAPAQDAFRIDAFLCVGNTRRELFGDDDELDRAHALASEIIG, translated from the coding sequence ATGTCGAGCAATGTCACAGACGGTCGCCGTGCGCGCGGGGACATCACGCGACGTACCGCGGCCCGCAAGGCCGCCGAGATCGCGACCACCCACGGGCTCGACTCGATCACCGTGGGATCACTCGCGACAGCCACCGGACTCAGTAAGAGCGGAATCCTCACCGTGTTCGGCAATCGGGAGGCGATCCAGGTGGCCGCTGTCGCCGAGGCGCGGCAGATCTACATCGAGACGGTCATCGCCCCGGCCTGGCGCGAAGCCCCCGGTCGACCGCGGCTACGCGCGCTGCTCGACTGCTGGGTTGACTACCTACGTGCAGAAGTGTTTCCCGGCGGTTGCTTCATCGTCGCCAGCACTGCCGAATACGGGCGCCGGGACGGGCCCGTCGCCGACGGTGTCCGCGCACTCAAGCGGGAGTGGCTCGACCTGCTCGAATCCGAACTCGCCGTTGCGGGATCGGCTGCCCCCGCCCAGGACGCCTTCCGGATCGACGCCTTCCTGTGCGTGGGCAACACCCGCCGCGAGTTGTTCGGCGACGACGACGAACTGGACCGAGCCCACGCCCTGGCATCGGAGATCATCGGCTAA
- a CDS encoding recombinase family protein — protein MWLGYARAGAGENTLEAQIDTLTEAGVEQARIYTDPASGIPLLRSRPGLEALLDYARPGDTTVVVGIDRLGRTAGEVLATTRQMTLRGIGLRSLREGLDSGDPTGRMIIGLLASLAELDAELDRTRRRANTGSRAGHGASVGRPRVLDDEQVALARRRRAEGEPVPEIAAALGVSRATLYRILAETRSVR, from the coding sequence ATGTGGCTGGGATACGCCCGTGCGGGTGCGGGCGAGAACACGCTCGAGGCGCAGATCGACACCCTGACCGAGGCGGGTGTGGAGCAGGCCAGGATCTACACCGACCCAGCGTCGGGCATCCCCCTACTGCGCAGCCGCCCCGGACTCGAGGCACTCCTGGACTACGCGCGCCCGGGCGATACGACCGTGGTTGTCGGGATCGATCGCCTCGGCCGCACCGCCGGGGAGGTTCTCGCGACGACTCGGCAGATGACGCTGCGCGGTATCGGGTTGCGTTCGCTGCGCGAAGGCCTCGACAGCGGCGACCCGACCGGGCGGATGATCATCGGACTCCTGGCGTCCCTCGCCGAACTCGACGCCGAACTCGATCGGACCCGACGACGAGCGAACACCGGCAGCCGCGCCGGCCACGGCGCCTCGGTGGGCCGGCCCCGCGTCCTCGACGACGAGCAGGTGGCCCTGGCCCGGCGTCGTCGAGCCGAAGGCGAACCGGTACCCGAGATCGCCGCAGCACTCGGCGTCAGCCGCGCCACCCTGTACCGCATCCTCGCCGAAACGCGGTCGGTCCGTTGA
- a CDS encoding glycosyltransferase 87 family protein: protein MLAPDRTRRADSTAPPISWWVIVGAAVLAVLSVAWQIRALPFDDPFYGLFQNGTDLRVYQAGGRVVLDGIPLYRHSVLWGLDFTYPPFAALIMTPLALVATGTAMAIWWSVTFAALFAAIMLSFRSLGYRVDARLLVLSALAAVAATSLEPVRTTIWLGQINIILMLLVLVDLVLLDTLRPGSRLQKLRLGGIGVGIAAGIKLTPAFFVVYLLALRRWRSALTAAVAFVVTVAIAFVIVPSDSWRYWTVDAAGASTRIGRVDSPANQSVNGFICQLLAYFDIRRFAHPGPGGPVFTAPWWLWMPIALVAAGLGLWAAVVAHRLGRQLLSVTIAGMTASAVSPFSWGHHWVWFVPLLVVAFDQAYRSRSRWWWAAPAAIVALSFNYWYNWWNSGPRWTADHAIALGLFMMPRWPDPQWFDYPLVLLYAGCYPLVLLLTIVVTLVGAARTRRSTATTDAVSVTTA from the coding sequence GTGCTCGCGCCGGATCGCACCCGACGGGCGGACTCCACAGCTCCGCCGATCTCGTGGTGGGTCATCGTCGGCGCTGCGGTGCTCGCGGTGCTGTCGGTCGCCTGGCAGATCCGGGCACTGCCGTTCGATGATCCGTTCTACGGCCTGTTCCAGAACGGCACCGACCTGCGCGTCTACCAGGCGGGCGGGCGGGTGGTCCTCGACGGAATCCCGTTGTACCGCCACAGCGTGCTCTGGGGGCTGGACTTCACCTACCCGCCGTTCGCCGCGCTGATCATGACGCCGCTGGCGCTCGTCGCGACCGGCACCGCGATGGCGATCTGGTGGTCGGTGACCTTTGCGGCGCTGTTCGCCGCGATCATGCTGAGCTTCCGGAGCCTCGGCTATCGCGTCGACGCCCGCCTGCTGGTCCTGTCGGCGCTGGCGGCGGTCGCTGCCACGTCACTCGAACCCGTCCGCACCACCATCTGGCTGGGTCAGATCAACATCATCCTGATGCTGTTGGTCCTCGTCGACCTGGTTCTCCTGGACACCCTGCGTCCCGGCAGCCGACTGCAGAAACTCCGGTTGGGCGGGATCGGCGTCGGGATCGCCGCCGGCATCAAACTCACCCCGGCCTTCTTCGTCGTCTATCTGCTGGCGCTGCGCCGGTGGCGATCCGCGCTCACCGCGGCGGTCGCCTTTGTCGTCACCGTTGCCATCGCCTTCGTGATCGTCCCGTCGGACTCCTGGCGGTACTGGACCGTCGACGCCGCCGGGGCCTCGACGCGCATCGGCCGGGTCGACTCGCCCGCCAACCAATCCGTAAACGGGTTCATCTGCCAGTTGCTCGCCTACTTCGACATCCGCCGGTTCGCCCACCCCGGTCCCGGTGGTCCGGTCTTCACCGCGCCGTGGTGGCTCTGGATGCCGATCGCACTGGTCGCGGCCGGTCTCGGCTTGTGGGCGGCGGTGGTGGCCCACCGGCTCGGTCGGCAGTTGCTGTCGGTGACGATCGCCGGGATGACGGCGTCGGCGGTGTCGCCGTTCTCGTGGGGACATCACTGGGTGTGGTTCGTGCCGCTGCTCGTGGTGGCCTTCGACCAGGCCTATCGGTCCCGCTCCCGGTGGTGGTGGGCCGCCCCCGCGGCGATCGTCGCGCTGTCGTTCAACTATTGGTACAACTGGTGGAACAGCGGTCCGCGCTGGACGGCTGATCACGCGATTGCGTTGGGGCTCTTCATGATGCCGCGCTGGCCGGACCCCCAATGGTTCGATTACCCCCTCGTCCTGCTCTACGCCGGCTGCTATCCGCTGGTGTTGTTGCTGACCATCGTCGTCACTCTCGTCGGAGCCGCCCGGACGCGGCGGAGCACCGCGACCACGGACGCCGTGTCCGTCACGACCGCATAA
- a CDS encoding GNAT family N-acetyltransferase, whose translation MSQDPTATLVVEPVHDVALADAVSAVAQETFPLACPPHSSPADIAEHLANNLRPQDFRDYIDDPDADVLIARPLPEGPILGYALVFHRDPTDDDVRAVITRRPVSEVSKMYVLPDHHARGRSQSASRALMTAAIDSARARGRVQVWLGVNQENRRAQRFYAKMGFHRVGVKTFSLNGSIEHDYVLAQDLSSPAL comes from the coding sequence GTGAGTCAGGACCCGACAGCCACCCTCGTCGTCGAACCGGTTCACGACGTGGCACTGGCCGATGCCGTCTCCGCAGTCGCACAGGAGACATTTCCGCTGGCGTGTCCGCCACACTCGTCTCCCGCCGACATCGCCGAGCACCTCGCGAACAACCTTCGCCCACAGGACTTTCGCGATTACATCGACGACCCGGACGCCGACGTCCTGATCGCTCGCCCGCTGCCCGAAGGCCCGATCCTCGGCTACGCCTTGGTGTTTCACCGAGATCCGACCGACGACGACGTGCGCGCGGTGATCACGCGGCGTCCGGTGTCCGAGGTGTCGAAGATGTACGTGCTACCCGACCACCACGCCCGCGGACGAAGCCAGTCAGCGTCGCGGGCGCTGATGACGGCGGCGATCGACTCCGCTCGCGCCCGCGGACGCGTGCAGGTATGGCTCGGAGTCAATCAGGAGAACCGTCGAGCACAGCGGTTCTACGCCAAGATGGGCTTCCACCGTGTCGGCGTGAAGACCTTCTCGCTGAACGGTTCCATCGAGCACGACTACGTCCTCGCACAGGATCTGTCCTCACCGGCTCTGTGA
- a CDS encoding LppP/LprE family lipoprotein, which yields MRTTIPTRLAVGALAAAAVSLSACQSTDDQAAPASDSVTQPPGATGTVTESPRPTSTEGSQPGTTTASGTDSPAATTDASPHANCSTESTEAIASATARIAGPLPTTNPDVPWVFGGATNYNTCNDLSYATLDTQGATASSPNQLLLFHRGVFVGTGVRCNLAYQRVTGASTEAVYVNYRYLRGDDASAAPSGSVDVSFEWNGSRVVLSGTLPAELTRGQC from the coding sequence ATGCGCACCACCATCCCCACCCGCCTCGCCGTCGGTGCCCTTGCTGCGGCTGCCGTCTCGCTGTCCGCCTGTCAATCCACCGATGACCAGGCAGCGCCGGCATCCGACTCGGTGACACAGCCGCCAGGGGCGACCGGAACCGTCACCGAATCACCGCGGCCCACATCGACGGAGGGCTCGCAGCCGGGCACTACGACCGCCTCGGGCACCGACTCCCCCGCCGCCACCACTGACGCATCCCCACATGCCAACTGCTCCACAGAGAGCACGGAGGCGATCGCATCGGCCACCGCCCGCATCGCAGGACCGCTCCCGACGACCAACCCGGACGTTCCGTGGGTCTTCGGCGGGGCGACGAACTACAACACGTGCAACGACCTCAGTTACGCCACACTCGACACCCAGGGCGCCACCGCGTCATCACCGAACCAACTGCTGCTATTCCACCGAGGCGTCTTCGTCGGGACGGGAGTGCGATGCAACCTCGCGTATCAACGCGTGACGGGGGCGTCGACGGAGGCTGTGTACGTCAATTACCGCTATCTGCGCGGCGATGACGCCAGCGCCGCGCCGTCGGGCAGCGTCGACGTCTCCTTCGAGTGGAACGGCAGCAGGGTCGTCCTGAGCGGCACCCTGCCCGCCGAACTGACCCGAGGACAGTGCTGA